From Acidihalobacter aeolianus, a single genomic window includes:
- a CDS encoding M90 family metallopeptidase, which produces MWPLTRHSPPPDFDPARWAQASVGQGVLAGLDESEQKRLWELAHEFLHTRSLQAVGGLELDDTQRLRIALLACLPVLGLDLGWYRGLDEVIVYPDAFAPERNWTDEYGIAHRGRMELAGEAWDEGLMLLSWHDVEAAGPLDGHHVVIHECAHWLDLQNGAANGRPPLHRDMDAQTWTREFAAGYAAFCAHPHRRCAALDPYAAENPAEFFAVCSELFFERPQALHACWPGIHRLLSAFYRQSPETRIRTTGHAR; this is translated from the coding sequence ATGTGGCCTTTGACCCGGCACTCACCGCCCCCCGATTTCGATCCGGCTCGCTGGGCCCAGGCCAGCGTCGGTCAGGGAGTGCTCGCGGGTCTGGACGAGAGCGAGCAGAAACGCCTGTGGGAACTGGCCCATGAGTTTCTGCACACCCGCAGCCTGCAGGCCGTCGGCGGCCTCGAACTCGACGACACACAGCGCCTGCGGATCGCCCTGCTCGCCTGTCTGCCCGTACTTGGTCTAGACCTTGGATGGTACCGCGGCCTGGATGAAGTGATCGTGTACCCTGATGCCTTTGCGCCGGAACGCAACTGGACGGACGAATACGGCATCGCCCACCGCGGCCGCATGGAACTCGCCGGCGAGGCCTGGGACGAAGGTCTGATGCTGCTTTCCTGGCACGACGTCGAGGCGGCCGGACCGCTCGACGGACACCATGTGGTGATACACGAATGCGCCCACTGGCTGGACCTGCAGAACGGCGCCGCCAACGGGCGCCCGCCGCTGCACCGCGACATGGACGCGCAGACCTGGACCCGGGAATTCGCAGCAGGCTATGCCGCCTTCTGCGCGCACCCGCACCGACGCTGTGCCGCACTGGACCCGTATGCCGCGGAAAACCCGGCCGAATTCTTCGCCGTGTGCAGCGAACTCTTCTTCGAACGCCCGCAGGCCCTGCACGCCTGCTGGCCCGGCATTCACCGCCTGCTGAGCGCCTTTTACCGGCAGTCCCCCGAAACCAGAATCCGCACCACAGGACATGCACGATGA
- a CDS encoding SlyX family protein: MSAPESAERRLIELEERMAHLEAGMDALTDTLLLRERELRDAWRVIEHLKGQLADLRETAVLAPEQEPPPPHY, from the coding sequence ATGAGCGCCCCGGAATCGGCGGAGCGGAGGCTGATCGAGCTGGAGGAGCGCATGGCGCATCTCGAGGCCGGGATGGATGCGCTGACCGATACCTTGCTGCTGCGCGAGCGCGAACTGCGCGATGCCTGGCGAGTGATCGAGCATCTCAAGGGGCAGCTGGCGGATCTGCGCGAAACGGCGGTGCTGGCGCCAGAACAGGAGCCGCCCCCGCCGCATTACTAG
- a CDS encoding class I SAM-dependent methyltransferase yields MSSQIDSLRQDIMRRAQGAVSLNIAFIGVANGLFAALDRLTHASVPELAQDTGMDSGYVDRWCDAAYAFEYLEEIEPGVFRLSDSGRAFLPDSPGTLMPFAVMSVLSAHMAERAAGLMRTGERPGESVLAERETILPWFGPMLEYQFGPLLDKQVLDQVPVFREVDSRGGLAVDLGCGNGWYLRRLARRYPHLRGIGMDGFEENVNQATRMAEAEGLSDRLTFAVGDLNRFHIEEPVDLIAMNRALHHVWDQKENVFRILREHLKPGGAAVIWEPNWPANRSDLRSPDRRAMAFQNLTEHVQGNHFLRPEEIADQFRAVGLKPEVYFVADGRDAVVTGTLVD; encoded by the coding sequence ATGAGCAGCCAGATCGATTCCCTGCGTCAAGACATCATGCGCCGCGCCCAGGGCGCAGTGAGCCTGAACATCGCCTTCATCGGCGTCGCCAATGGTCTCTTCGCCGCGCTGGACCGACTCACCCATGCTAGCGTGCCGGAACTGGCACAGGACACCGGCATGGATTCCGGCTACGTCGACCGCTGGTGCGACGCCGCCTATGCCTTCGAATATCTCGAGGAAATCGAGCCCGGCGTGTTCCGCCTGAGCGACAGCGGGCGCGCCTTCCTGCCCGACAGCCCAGGCACTCTGATGCCGTTCGCGGTGATGTCGGTGCTGTCCGCGCACATGGCCGAGCGCGCCGCCGGCCTGATGCGCACCGGCGAACGTCCCGGCGAATCCGTGCTCGCCGAGCGCGAAACCATCCTGCCCTGGTTCGGCCCGATGCTCGAATACCAGTTCGGCCCGCTACTCGACAAGCAGGTGCTCGATCAGGTACCCGTGTTCCGCGAGGTGGACTCACGCGGGGGATTGGCAGTCGATCTCGGTTGCGGCAACGGCTGGTACCTGCGCCGCCTCGCGCGCCGCTACCCGCACCTGCGCGGCATCGGCATGGACGGCTTCGAGGAGAACGTCAACCAGGCAACCCGGATGGCCGAGGCCGAAGGCCTCAGCGACCGTCTCACCTTCGCCGTCGGCGACCTCAACCGCTTCCATATCGAGGAACCAGTCGACCTGATCGCCATGAACCGTGCGCTGCATCACGTCTGGGACCAGAAGGAGAACGTCTTCCGCATCCTGCGCGAACACCTCAAGCCCGGCGGCGCCGCGGTCATCTGGGAGCCGAACTGGCCCGCCAACCGCAGCGACCTGCGCAGCCCAGACCGCCGCGCCATGGCCTTCCAGAACCTCACTGAGCACGTCCAGGGCAACCACTTCCTGCGTCCCGAGGAGATCGCCGATCAGTTCCGCGCGGTCGGCCTCAAGCCCGAGGTGTACTTCGTGGCCGACGGCCGGGACGCGGTCGTGACCGGCACCCTCGTCGACTGA
- a CDS encoding YdcH family protein, which yields MDYENIADLQARITAMKIEHRDLDAAIAAMAFSPGADQLQLTRLKRRKLQLKDSIARLESRLIPDLDA from the coding sequence ATGGATTACGAAAACATCGCCGACCTGCAGGCCCGTATCACGGCCATGAAGATCGAACATCGCGACCTAGACGCCGCGATCGCGGCGATGGCCTTTTCCCCCGGTGCCGACCAACTCCAGCTGACCCGCCTCAAGCGCCGCAAGCTGCAGCTCAAGGACAGCATTGCCCGCTTGGAAAGCCGGCTGATACCCGACCTGGATGCCTGA
- the murI gene encoding glutamate racemase, whose product MRELPENRRPLPIGVFDSGVGGLTVLRALRQRLPKEDLLYLGDMARLPYGTKSPQTVARYACQAAEVLVGRGIKLLVVACNTASALALDALRERFPALPVIGVLEPGAAAACAATRSGRIAVIATESTVRGGAYARAIAALRPDAAVSSAACPLFVSLAEEGWHDGPVVEAVARHYLEPLLETAAPDVLVLGCTHFPVFTATLKTLVGPQTALVDSASTTAETVAAILTREDLANAASRAGGSRYLTTDAPERFARVAAAFLDPEQAPTQVELVDL is encoded by the coding sequence GTGCGCGAACTGCCGGAGAATCGTCGCCCGCTGCCCATCGGCGTATTCGATTCAGGTGTTGGCGGACTTACCGTGCTGCGCGCGCTGCGCCAGCGTCTGCCAAAGGAGGATCTGCTCTACCTCGGCGACATGGCGCGCCTGCCCTATGGCACCAAGAGCCCACAGACGGTCGCGCGCTACGCCTGTCAGGCCGCCGAGGTACTCGTCGGGCGCGGCATCAAGCTCCTCGTGGTGGCCTGCAACACCGCCTCCGCCCTGGCCCTCGACGCCCTGCGCGAACGCTTCCCCGCACTGCCGGTGATCGGCGTTCTCGAGCCCGGCGCCGCGGCCGCCTGCGCCGCCACGCGCAGCGGACGCATCGCCGTGATCGCCACCGAAAGCACCGTGCGCGGCGGCGCCTATGCGCGCGCCATCGCCGCCCTGCGCCCCGACGCCGCGGTCAGCTCCGCCGCCTGTCCGCTGTTCGTCTCGCTCGCCGAGGAGGGCTGGCACGACGGCCCGGTGGTCGAGGCCGTCGCCCGGCATTACCTGGAACCCCTGCTCGAAACGGCCGCACCGGACGTGCTGGTGCTCGGCTGTACGCATTTCCCGGTCTTCACCGCGACCCTGAAAACCCTAGTCGGCCCGCAGACCGCCCTGGTCGACTCGGCCTCGACCACCGCCGAGACGGTCGCCGCAATCCTCACTCGCGAGGATCTCGCCAACGCCGCTTCACGGGCTGGCGGCAGCCGCTACCTGACCACCGACGCGCCCGAGCGTTTCGCACGCGTGGCCGCCGCCTTCCTCGATCCCGAGCAGGCCCCGACCCAGGTGGAACTCGTCGATCTGTGA
- a CDS encoding SPFH domain-containing protein, producing MNPLLVVLIALAVIVVFVIVRGIRIVPQQRGWVVERLGRFNRVLEPGLNVIIPIVDAVPYRFDLRETPVDIPKQICITLDNTQVSVDGVLYFQITDARAAAYGTSDPVAAVVQLAQTTMRSAVGRLHLDQVLSSRQELNTEVVTALDEAAINWGVKVLRYEIRDISPPEEVLRAMELQITAEREKRAMIARSEGEKQQQINISEGERQQQINLAEGERQARILEAQGQGKAIQLVAEATANAIGAIAASLQTPGGEQAMRMQVAKDYIVQWGNLAKEGTAVVIPADTGDLSRMVATAMRIADLPAAAPGSAEGPR from the coding sequence ATGAACCCGTTGCTCGTCGTTCTGATCGCGCTGGCCGTGATCGTCGTTTTCGTCATCGTCCGCGGCATCCGCATCGTGCCGCAGCAGCGCGGCTGGGTGGTGGAGCGCCTGGGCCGCTTCAACCGGGTCCTCGAGCCGGGGCTGAACGTGATCATCCCCATTGTCGACGCCGTACCCTACCGCTTCGACCTGCGCGAGACCCCGGTCGACATCCCCAAGCAGATCTGCATCACGCTGGACAACACGCAGGTCAGCGTCGACGGCGTGTTGTATTTCCAGATCACCGATGCGCGCGCCGCGGCCTACGGTACCTCGGACCCGGTGGCCGCCGTGGTGCAGCTCGCGCAAACCACCATGCGCTCGGCGGTTGGCCGCTTGCACCTCGATCAGGTGCTGTCCTCGCGTCAGGAACTCAACACCGAGGTGGTGACCGCGCTCGACGAGGCGGCAATCAACTGGGGCGTCAAGGTGCTGCGCTACGAGATTCGCGACATCTCGCCGCCGGAGGAGGTGCTACGCGCGATGGAGCTGCAGATTACCGCCGAGCGCGAGAAGCGCGCCATGATCGCCCGCTCCGAGGGCGAGAAACAGCAGCAGATCAACATCTCCGAGGGCGAGCGTCAGCAGCAGATCAATCTGGCCGAGGGCGAGCGCCAGGCACGCATCCTCGAGGCTCAGGGGCAGGGTAAGGCGATCCAGCTGGTGGCCGAGGCCACCGCGAACGCAATCGGCGCGATTGCCGCCTCGCTGCAGACGCCCGGCGGCGAGCAGGCGATGCGCATGCAGGTGGCCAAGGATTACATCGTGCAGTGGGGCAATCTGGCCAAGGAGGGTACCGCGGTGGTGATTCCCGCGGATACCGGCGACCTGTCGCGCATGGTGGCGACCGCGATGCGCATTGCCGATCTGCCGGCCGCCGCCCCGGGTTCGGCCGAGGGACCGCGATGA
- a CDS encoding antibiotic biosynthesis monooxygenase family protein, with the protein MMYVVANRVPVAPEWAAEFEARFRRRSGQVEHQPGFVSMEVMRPKSPDAPWIVLTRWESEEAFRNWVGSDDFKEAHRNPLPKEAFNGEGRLEQHEVLISAYREAP; encoded by the coding sequence ATGATGTATGTAGTGGCCAACCGTGTGCCCGTGGCCCCCGAATGGGCAGCCGAGTTCGAGGCGCGTTTTCGCCGTCGCAGCGGTCAGGTCGAGCATCAGCCCGGCTTCGTCAGCATGGAAGTGATGCGTCCGAAGTCGCCGGACGCGCCGTGGATCGTGCTCACCCGCTGGGAAAGCGAGGAAGCCTTCCGCAACTGGGTCGGCAGCGACGACTTCAAGGAAGCGCACCGCAATCCGCTGCCTAAGGAGGCCTTCAACGGCGAGGGTCGCCTCGAACAGCATGAGGTGCTGATCTCGGCGTACCGAGAGGCGCCCTAG
- a CDS encoding ABC transporter ATP-binding protein, which produces MTDDALLAASRLEKRYGKVHAVRGIDLAVPAGRCLGLLGPNGAGKTSTLEMLEGLSEPSAGEIRYRGEPLGARFRNEAGIMFQHTALPEHISVRETLRMFSRLYPRTRSIEELIARCTLEEFLDRDSRRLSGGQRQRLLLAIALINDPDILFLDEPTTGLDPQARRNFWHLIEDIKAEGKTVLLSTHYMEEAYTLCDEIAIMDHGQVIARGTPDELLARHFSDVVLQLPADAVEAPERLPFEIRRQHDHLEIETGDVNGTLAQLLDAQVPLGGLRIRGRTLEDLFLELTGEALRG; this is translated from the coding sequence GTGACCGACGACGCCCTGCTCGCCGCCAGCCGACTCGAAAAACGCTATGGCAAGGTGCATGCCGTACGCGGCATCGACCTGGCCGTGCCAGCCGGACGCTGCCTCGGCCTGCTCGGCCCGAACGGCGCCGGCAAGACCTCGACCCTGGAAATGCTCGAAGGCCTGAGCGAGCCGTCTGCCGGCGAGATCCGCTACCGCGGCGAGCCGCTCGGCGCGCGCTTTCGCAACGAGGCCGGAATCATGTTCCAGCACACCGCCCTGCCCGAGCACATCAGCGTGCGCGAGACCCTGCGCATGTTCTCGCGCCTGTATCCACGCACCCGGTCGATCGAGGAACTGATCGCCCGCTGCACGCTAGAAGAATTTCTCGACCGCGACAGCCGCCGCCTGTCCGGCGGCCAGCGCCAGCGCCTGTTGCTCGCCATCGCCCTGATCAACGACCCGGACATCCTCTTCCTGGACGAGCCCACCACCGGCCTCGACCCCCAGGCACGGCGCAATTTCTGGCATCTGATCGAGGACATCAAGGCCGAGGGCAAGACCGTTCTCCTGAGCACACACTACATGGAGGAGGCCTACACCCTGTGCGACGAGATCGCGATCATGGACCATGGCCAAGTGATCGCACGCGGCACCCCCGACGAACTCCTCGCCCGCCACTTCAGCGACGTGGTGCTGCAGCTGCCCGCCGACGCGGTAGAAGCGCCCGAGCGCCTGCCCTTCGAGATCCGCCGCCAGCACGATCACCTCGAAATCGAGACCGGCGACGTCAACGGCACGCTGGCCCAACTGCTCGACGCGCAAGTCCCCCTCGGCGGTCTGCGCATCCGCGGCCGCACGCTGGAAGACCTCTTCCTCGAACTCACCGGCGAGGCCCTGAGGGGCTAG
- a CDS encoding bifunctional alpha/beta hydrolase/OsmC family protein, with product MIPRTSREPVHFSNARGERLSGVLHQPADTQPRACVLFAACFTCGKDIPVAQRLGNALAAAGFAMLRFDLAGLGDSEGDFAAGSFSAQVDDLLHAAAWLEGRGLPPQILVGHSIGGGAVLSAAPRLSTVRAVATLAAPSGLDHLVGLLRAAAEQGDESGLSLTIGGRRFAFSPAFLADLEAQPPFTTDVGALHLPLLVMHAPGDETVPYAHGLTLFEAADEPRGFVSLDGADHLLRRQADVDYVATLIAGWASRYVEARSGARAHRRPVVGDSEVMVRSRAGRRFAQDIYTRDHHWIADEPIALEGDNLGPAPYPLLLSALGACTAMTLEGYAQRKGWPLTAVTVRLEHGVEAEQGGQVLAIARRIEVEGPLDAAQRARLLEIANRCPVHRSLSNAPIRIRTDLTAGGGGDENEEG from the coding sequence ATGATTCCACGCACGAGCCGTGAGCCCGTCCATTTCAGCAATGCTCGCGGCGAACGCCTGAGCGGCGTACTCCACCAGCCCGCCGACACGCAACCGCGCGCCTGCGTGCTGTTCGCCGCCTGCTTCACTTGCGGCAAGGATATTCCCGTGGCCCAGCGCCTGGGCAACGCCCTGGCCGCGGCCGGATTCGCCATGCTGCGCTTCGATCTGGCCGGCCTCGGCGACAGCGAGGGCGACTTCGCCGCCGGCAGCTTCAGCGCGCAGGTCGACGACTTGCTGCATGCCGCCGCCTGGTTGGAGGGACGCGGCCTCCCGCCGCAGATCCTCGTCGGTCACAGCATCGGAGGCGGCGCGGTCCTGAGCGCGGCACCCCGGCTGTCCACGGTTCGGGCGGTCGCAACGCTGGCCGCACCCAGCGGACTCGATCATCTGGTCGGCCTGCTGCGCGCTGCCGCGGAACAAGGCGACGAGTCCGGTTTGTCGCTGACCATTGGCGGTCGACGATTCGCCTTCTCGCCCGCGTTCCTGGCCGACCTCGAGGCGCAGCCGCCGTTCACCACGGACGTCGGCGCCCTGCATCTGCCCTTGCTGGTGATGCATGCCCCGGGCGACGAGACCGTGCCCTACGCCCACGGCCTGACCCTGTTCGAGGCCGCAGACGAGCCACGCGGCTTCGTCAGCCTGGACGGTGCGGATCATCTGTTAAGGCGCCAGGCCGACGTGGATTACGTCGCGACCCTGATCGCAGGTTGGGCATCGCGCTACGTGGAGGCCAGAAGCGGTGCACGCGCCCATCGCCGACCGGTCGTCGGCGATTCGGAAGTCATGGTACGCAGCCGGGCCGGCCGGCGCTTCGCCCAGGATATCTATACCCGCGACCATCACTGGATCGCCGACGAACCGATCGCCCTCGAGGGCGACAACCTGGGTCCTGCGCCCTACCCGCTGCTACTGAGCGCACTCGGCGCATGCACCGCGATGACGCTGGAGGGCTACGCCCAGCGCAAGGGCTGGCCGCTGACCGCAGTCACCGTGCGTCTGGAGCACGGGGTCGAGGCCGAACAAGGCGGTCAGGTGCTGGCCATTGCACGCCGCATCGAGGTTGAAGGCCCGCTCGATGCGGCCCAGCGCGCCCGTTTGCTGGAAATCGCCAACCGCTGCCCGGTGCACCGTAGCCTGAGCAACGCACCGATCCGCATCCGCACCGACCTGACGGCCGGTGGCGGAGGGGACGAGAACGAAGAGGGCTAG
- a CDS encoding NfeD family protein — protein MNGLGTLLVLAGAALCAAEIASGTFYLLAFGLALLLAGGAELAWNLGATVDLGLATLLATLFLLAAHRLRRRLSNAAAERTTQDDSGHEVVVLCVQPELRVRYRGTEWAAVLPGAAPPAVGERLLIQRREGNRLLLARNEGNVVNPADPASPHS, from the coding sequence ATGAACGGATTGGGTACCTTGCTCGTGCTGGCGGGAGCGGCGCTGTGTGCGGCGGAAATCGCCAGCGGCACCTTCTATCTGCTCGCCTTCGGGCTGGCGCTGTTGCTGGCTGGCGGCGCCGAGTTGGCGTGGAACCTCGGTGCGACGGTCGACTTGGGTCTTGCCACGCTGCTCGCCACCCTGTTCCTGTTGGCTGCCCACCGCTTGCGTCGGCGCCTGAGCAATGCGGCCGCGGAGCGTACCACGCAGGACGACAGCGGCCACGAGGTGGTGGTTCTGTGCGTCCAGCCCGAATTGCGGGTGCGCTACCGCGGAACCGAATGGGCCGCCGTGCTGCCGGGCGCCGCTCCGCCGGCCGTCGGCGAACGTCTGCTCATCCAGCGCAGGGAGGGCAACCGCCTGCTTCTCGCCCGCAATGAGGGGAATGTCGTGAATCCTGCCGATCCAGCGTCGCCGCATTCCTGA
- the purT gene encoding formate-dependent phosphoribosylglycinamide formyltransferase, which yields MRLGTPFTPNATRVMLLGSGELGKEVIIALQRLGVEVIAVDRYADAPGHQVAHHARVIDMSDGAALRALIEAERPQIVVPEIEAIATDTLAEIEAEGLAEVIPTARAAQLTMNREGIRRLAAETLGLPTSRYAFADSLDGLRVACAGIGFPCLVKPVMSSSGKGQSLLRGEDDVESAWSYAQSGGRVRRDRVIVEEMIDFEFEITLLTVRARGADGEIGTQFCAPVGHRQVSGDYVESWQPQPMSEAALTRAREIAAKVTDALGGRGIFGVELFVRGDEVWFSEVSPRPHDTGLVTLVTQAQSEFALHARAILELPVSTEMLNPGASAVVYGGMDARGIAFEGVAEALAVPGTELRLFGKPEAFVRRRMGVALARGRDIAEARERASEAAARVRPVQPD from the coding sequence ATGCGCTTGGGTACTCCGTTCACGCCGAATGCCACACGGGTCATGCTGCTGGGATCGGGAGAACTGGGCAAGGAGGTGATCATCGCCCTGCAGCGGCTGGGCGTGGAGGTGATCGCGGTAGACCGCTATGCCGATGCGCCAGGGCATCAGGTGGCCCATCACGCGCGGGTCATCGACATGAGCGACGGTGCCGCCCTGCGTGCGCTGATCGAGGCTGAGCGCCCGCAGATCGTGGTGCCCGAGATCGAGGCCATTGCCACCGACACCCTGGCCGAGATCGAGGCGGAGGGGCTGGCCGAGGTCATCCCCACCGCGCGTGCGGCGCAGCTCACCATGAACCGCGAGGGTATCCGCCGACTGGCGGCGGAGACTTTGGGCTTGCCTACCTCGCGCTATGCTTTTGCCGATTCTCTGGACGGGCTGCGCGTGGCCTGTGCAGGGATCGGCTTCCCCTGTTTGGTCAAGCCGGTCATGTCGTCTTCCGGCAAAGGGCAGTCCCTGTTGCGCGGCGAGGATGACGTCGAGTCCGCCTGGTCGTATGCGCAGAGCGGCGGTCGCGTGCGCCGCGACCGGGTGATCGTCGAGGAGATGATCGACTTCGAATTCGAGATCACCCTGCTCACGGTGCGCGCGCGCGGCGCCGACGGCGAGATCGGTACGCAGTTCTGCGCCCCCGTCGGACACCGTCAGGTCAGTGGGGACTACGTGGAGAGCTGGCAGCCCCAGCCGATGAGCGAGGCCGCACTGACGCGCGCGCGGGAGATTGCCGCCAAGGTCACCGATGCCCTCGGTGGGCGTGGCATATTCGGCGTCGAATTGTTCGTGCGCGGCGACGAGGTGTGGTTCAGCGAGGTGAGCCCGCGCCCCCATGACACCGGCCTGGTGACGCTGGTCACCCAGGCGCAGAGTGAGTTCGCTCTGCATGCCCGCGCCATCCTGGAGCTGCCGGTCTCGACCGAAATGCTGAACCCGGGGGCCAGCGCGGTGGTCTACGGCGGGATGGATGCGCGCGGCATCGCCTTCGAGGGCGTCGCCGAGGCGCTGGCCGTGCCGGGTACGGAGCTGCGCCTGTTCGGCAAGCCGGAGGCCTTCGTGCGCCGGCGCATGGGCGTTGCCCTGGCGCGCGGGCGCGATATCGCCGAGGCGCGCGAGCGTGCCTCGGAGGCGGCCGCGCGGGTGCGTCCGGTGCAGCCCGATTGA
- a CDS encoding NADPH-dependent FMN reductase, with amino-acid sequence MNILAISGSLRQASLNTLLLRAVARLAPAGIEVALYRGLGELPLFNPDLDADACAPVADLKQRILRADALLIASPEYAHGVTGAIKNGLDWMVGNESFVDKPVALLNASPRAVHALAALRETLVTMSARLVDGACMTVPLLGSGLDESDILEHPEWAPALIDMLHTLGRAAGHDGDV; translated from the coding sequence ATGAACATCCTCGCGATCTCAGGGAGCCTGCGGCAGGCCTCGCTGAACACCCTGCTGCTGCGCGCAGTCGCCCGCCTCGCGCCCGCCGGCATCGAGGTCGCGCTTTACCGCGGCCTGGGCGAACTGCCGTTGTTCAATCCCGATCTCGATGCCGACGCTTGCGCGCCGGTGGCCGATTTGAAGCAGCGGATTCTGCGTGCGGACGCCTTGCTCATCGCCAGTCCCGAATACGCCCACGGCGTGACCGGCGCGATCAAGAACGGCCTCGACTGGATGGTGGGCAACGAAAGTTTCGTCGACAAGCCGGTGGCGCTGCTGAACGCGTCGCCGCGCGCCGTACACGCACTGGCCGCTCTGCGCGAAACGCTCGTCACCATGTCCGCCCGCCTCGTCGACGGCGCCTGCATGACCGTTCCGCTGCTGGGTTCCGGACTCGACGAATCGGACATCCTGGAACATCCCGAATGGGCGCCCGCGTTGATCGACATGTTGCACACGCTGGGGCGCGCCGCCGGCCACGACGGCGACGTTTAG